A portion of the Hymenobacter gelipurpurascens genome contains these proteins:
- a CDS encoding glycosyltransferase family protein codes for MPNDFFATSPFQSFWMGGFECTDQLNAFGHRVDFLPLTGHLPLLDDDYSRLQEFSIGSVREGIRWSQIEKTPYHYDWSTVQVMLDAGRRHGIQQIWDLCHFGYPDDLTPLHPMFARRFAFLCRAFVDFYRQQRPDDVLIVTPINEVSFMSWLGGDVRGTSPYCVGQGWEVKRGLMRAYIEGVAALQEADPTIRILTTEPLIRIVPRFGASAGEVRRAKEFDVNQFQSVDMLCGRICPELGGRPEYLDLLGFNYYYDNQWQLEPHQTLPWANDFNDPRFRLLSHLLKRAYKRYGRPVVLTETSHPGVDRPFWIKMIAEESAAAIRAGVPLLGVCLYPIIDRPDWDHLTPWHRAGLWDVDLGHPEPGLTRVLHEPSAEALRVAQAQVSLAQQKAAKRRFSTVPSSL; via the coding sequence ATGCCAAACGACTTTTTCGCCACTTCCCCCTTTCAATCCTTCTGGATGGGCGGCTTCGAATGCACCGACCAACTCAACGCCTTCGGCCACCGGGTAGACTTTCTGCCCCTCACAGGCCACCTCCCGCTGCTGGATGATGATTACAGCCGTTTGCAGGAATTCAGTATTGGTAGTGTCCGGGAAGGTATCCGGTGGAGTCAGATCGAGAAAACACCGTACCACTACGACTGGAGCACCGTGCAGGTAATGCTTGATGCGGGGCGCCGCCATGGCATTCAGCAAATCTGGGACTTGTGCCACTTCGGCTACCCCGACGACCTGACGCCTTTGCACCCCATGTTTGCGCGGCGCTTCGCCTTTCTCTGCCGGGCTTTCGTGGATTTCTACCGCCAGCAGCGCCCCGACGATGTGCTCATCGTGACGCCCATCAACGAGGTAAGCTTCATGAGTTGGCTGGGGGGCGATGTACGGGGCACCTCACCGTATTGCGTAGGCCAGGGCTGGGAAGTGAAACGGGGCCTGATGCGCGCTTATATTGAGGGCGTAGCGGCCCTGCAGGAAGCCGACCCCACCATCCGTATTCTTACCACCGAGCCCCTCATCCGGATTGTGCCGCGGTTTGGGGCGAGTGCCGGCGAGGTGCGGCGGGCCAAGGAGTTCGATGTAAACCAGTTTCAGAGTGTAGACATGCTCTGCGGGCGCATCTGCCCCGAATTGGGCGGCCGCCCCGAATACCTGGATTTGCTGGGCTTCAACTATTACTACGACAACCAGTGGCAGCTGGAGCCGCATCAAACGCTGCCTTGGGCCAACGACTTCAACGACCCCCGTTTCCGCCTTCTGAGCCACCTGCTCAAGCGGGCATACAAGCGCTACGGCCGCCCCGTGGTCCTCACCGAAACCAGCCATCCAGGCGTTGATCGGCCGTTCTGGATCAAGATGATAGCCGAAGAATCGGCAGCAGCCATCCGGGCCGGCGTGCCGCTACTGGGCGTGTGCCTCTACCCCATCATCGATCGGCCCGACTGGGACCATCTTACGCCCTGGCACCGGGCCGGGCTTTGGGATGTTGACCTAGGCCACCCCGAGCCCGGCCTGACGCGCGTGCTGCATGAGCCATCGGCGGAAGCGCTTCGCGTGGCCCAGGCGCAAGTGAGTCTTGCTCAGCAAAAAGCCGCCAAACGGCGTTTCTCCACCGTACCTTCTTCCCTATAA
- a CDS encoding phospholipase D-like domain-containing protein, which produces MTSADLLQQFRQAFADVNLSPEEARQLRSNLASFGKSGGSVETLRHQLFALAHERFNTFKDKAVLEWLEEASALLPNGTVSHQESNSTAVPMAYSSQVYFSPGLACVEAIQRFVQEARHTLDICVFTVADDRLTDALLAAHHRGVRLRLLTDNDKVQDRGSDVQQLHAAGIPTRTDRTEYHMHHKFALADGRAVLTGSYNWTRSAAAHNHENLLITQEPAIVGQYLQEFNRLWEEMTVFGAPQKP; this is translated from the coding sequence GTGACTTCAGCCGACTTGTTACAGCAGTTCCGACAGGCCTTCGCCGACGTAAACCTGTCGCCGGAGGAGGCACGCCAGCTGCGTAGCAACTTGGCAAGTTTCGGCAAGAGTGGAGGTTCCGTGGAGACGTTGCGCCATCAGCTATTTGCCTTGGCGCACGAGCGGTTCAATACCTTCAAGGATAAAGCCGTGCTGGAGTGGCTGGAAGAAGCCAGTGCCCTGTTGCCCAATGGCACTGTAAGCCATCAGGAGAGCAACTCCACTGCAGTTCCGATGGCGTATTCGTCGCAGGTGTATTTCAGTCCTGGCCTAGCGTGCGTTGAAGCCATCCAGCGGTTTGTGCAGGAAGCGCGCCACACGCTGGACATCTGTGTTTTCACGGTAGCTGATGACCGCCTGACGGATGCCTTGCTAGCCGCCCACCACAGGGGAGTACGTCTGCGCCTGCTTACTGATAACGACAAGGTGCAGGACCGTGGCTCCGATGTGCAACAGCTACACGCGGCCGGCATCCCGACGCGCACTGACCGCACGGAGTACCATATGCACCATAAGTTTGCCTTGGCAGATGGCCGCGCGGTACTAACCGGCAGCTACAACTGGACACGCTCAGCGGCGGCCCACAACCACGAGAACCTACTCATCACGCAGGAGCCAGCCATTGTAGGCCAGTACCTCCAGGAGTTCAACCGCCTGTGGGAAGAGATGACCGTGTTTGGTGCTCCTCAGAAACCCTAG
- a CDS encoding PA14 domain-containing protein, with amino-acid sequence MRNLLFCSILGFGLFGGVSAASAQGLGTGLTASYFNNGSLAGAPVLKRLDPAVDFRWAATAPAPELPADNFSVRWEGLLAAPSTGNYKFSVTSAEGVRLWVNGKKVIDTWNGKGSVRLDGNAVSLAAGEKTTIKLEYFDEEGDAGLQLQWMAPGQALQTIPMGNLYPLGSPTTPDPAEAVAAALAAAKAASAPKAAAPKAPAEVPAAKAVVAQPAAAKAATKTAAAKAAPVKAVTAPKTVAAKATEKPAPAAKPTVTSAPAASLAGNVFMLKSKANNTPLEVVDESRPFRGTQAAAMPGRSTPAQWKIESAGEGFYRLLVQGSSKVLEVLGSSTSNGAPLSLWSYYSGNNQLWQIEDAGDGYYKLIAKHSRKALTAKDSADGGIQQWRYKGEPTQQWKLEPATIEVPATTLAANNMPGIGANKMSVYPNPSNGVVQMHYQLAETMPLGWVLYDQRGIVVRVSDYRKQAPGQHNQTLDFTSLPAGDYNLHLTVGTVTTTQPLVIRRPKAEPASPTAAQ; translated from the coding sequence GTGCGAAATTTACTGTTCTGTTCAATTCTTGGGTTTGGGCTCTTTGGTGGAGTATCTGCTGCTTCGGCGCAGGGGCTAGGTACCGGACTCACGGCCTCATACTTCAACAATGGCTCATTGGCCGGAGCCCCCGTGCTCAAGCGCCTCGATCCGGCCGTAGATTTCCGCTGGGCAGCCACTGCGCCCGCTCCCGAGCTTCCGGCCGATAACTTCTCAGTACGTTGGGAAGGGTTACTGGCGGCTCCTTCTACCGGCAACTACAAGTTTTCGGTGACCAGCGCGGAAGGCGTACGCCTCTGGGTGAATGGCAAAAAGGTGATTGATACCTGGAATGGTAAAGGCTCCGTGCGGCTTGATGGCAACGCCGTTAGTTTGGCGGCTGGTGAGAAAACCACCATCAAGCTGGAGTATTTTGATGAGGAAGGAGATGCTGGCCTACAGCTCCAATGGATGGCTCCCGGGCAGGCCCTCCAGACTATCCCGATGGGCAACCTGTACCCCCTAGGTTCGCCCACCACGCCTGACCCCGCTGAAGCTGTAGCAGCGGCCTTGGCTGCTGCCAAAGCAGCGTCGGCGCCCAAGGCAGCGGCGCCTAAAGCGCCAGCCGAGGTGCCGGCCGCTAAAGCTGTTGTAGCTCAGCCAGCGGCAGCCAAAGCCGCCACCAAAACGGCCGCTGCCAAAGCAGCACCTGTGAAAGCAGTTACTGCCCCCAAAACGGTGGCGGCTAAAGCAACGGAAAAGCCTGCTCCGGCGGCTAAGCCCACAGTAACCTCCGCACCGGCGGCGTCTCTGGCTGGAAACGTGTTTATGCTGAAATCCAAGGCAAACAACACGCCTTTGGAAGTAGTCGACGAAAGCCGTCCGTTCAGGGGTACCCAGGCCGCTGCAATGCCGGGCCGCAGCACTCCGGCTCAGTGGAAAATTGAAAGCGCTGGCGAAGGATTTTACCGCCTACTGGTGCAGGGCAGCAGCAAAGTGCTGGAAGTATTGGGCAGCTCTACCTCCAATGGAGCGCCCCTGAGCCTGTGGAGCTACTACAGTGGCAACAACCAGCTCTGGCAGATAGAAGACGCCGGCGACGGGTACTACAAGCTTATTGCCAAGCATAGCCGCAAAGCTCTCACCGCCAAAGACTCTGCCGATGGTGGCATTCAGCAGTGGCGCTACAAAGGCGAGCCAACGCAACAGTGGAAGCTGGAGCCTGCTACCATTGAAGTTCCCGCCACTACCCTCGCCGCCAACAACATGCCGGGTATCGGGGCCAACAAAATGAGTGTGTACCCGAACCCTTCCAACGGGGTAGTGCAGATGCACTATCAACTGGCGGAAACCATGCCGCTGGGCTGGGTGCTCTACGACCAGCGCGGCATTGTGGTGCGCGTTTCCGATTACCGCAAGCAAGCACCCGGCCAGCACAACCAAACCCTCGACTTCACCAGCCTGCCCGCCGGCGACTACAACCTGCACCTCACCGTGGGCACCGTCACGACTACGCAGCCGTTAGTAATTCGTCGGCCCAAGGCGGAACCCGCCAGCCCTACTGCCGCTCAGTAG
- a CDS encoding methylated-DNA--[protein]-cysteine S-methyltransferase — translation MSAASAYLSSPLGLLEIRGTDAGLQAVRFLDNAPAGLYETQKSAVPACLVEPYQQLQAYFGRELREFDLTYAVEQGTDFQQRVWGILPRIGFGHTASYLDLARLLQNPGAVRAVGAANGQNPLAIVWPCHRIIGANGQLTGYAGGLARKKWLLDFERPAAQGELFAFASQPHSGLAQPLNSF, via the coding sequence ATGTCTGCTGCTTCCGCTTATTTATCCTCGCCGCTAGGCCTACTGGAAATCAGGGGTACTGATGCCGGTTTGCAAGCCGTCCGCTTTCTGGACAACGCCCCTGCCGGATTGTACGAAACGCAGAAATCGGCCGTACCGGCCTGCCTGGTGGAGCCCTATCAGCAGCTACAGGCCTACTTCGGGCGCGAGCTGCGCGAGTTCGACCTGACGTATGCCGTGGAGCAGGGCACCGATTTTCAGCAGCGGGTATGGGGTATCCTGCCCCGCATAGGATTCGGGCACACTGCCTCCTACCTCGATCTGGCCAGGCTGCTGCAAAACCCCGGTGCCGTACGGGCCGTGGGCGCAGCCAATGGCCAGAACCCACTAGCCATTGTGTGGCCCTGTCATCGAATTATCGGGGCCAATGGGCAGCTTACAGGCTACGCAGGTGGCCTAGCGCGCAAAAAGTGGCTGCTGGATTTTGAGCGTCCGGCGGCACAAGGCGAGCTGTTTGCCTTTGCCTCCCAACCACATAGTGGCCTAGCGCAACCACTTAACTCTTTTTAG
- a CDS encoding alpha/beta hydrolase, with the protein MRTFFFQIFPGGLALLFLLVVANEYAVARPSHRTQDVAYVPASDPTFDTERHRLDVYAPKGKSAELRPVVVFIHGGSWDSGNKDFYSFVGRRLAKQGVVAVVINYRLAPAVEVPAMADDCARAVAWTVEHIREYGGDPQRLFLMGHSAGGGLAALLASDNQVLARRGLAQNPVRGVILDDPAGLDMYDYLQKMQYPGDAQYLVPFGKEPAVWRQVSAMYHVTASTPPFLLFVGGETYPSISSSSEKFRQKLVSLGQQPVLKVLPGKKHAPMVLQLYWQHNVIYQDLLPFVGATSGARAVVR; encoded by the coding sequence ATGCGCACTTTCTTTTTTCAGATTTTCCCGGGCGGCCTTGCCCTGCTTTTCCTTTTGGTAGTGGCCAACGAATACGCCGTGGCCCGGCCCAGCCACCGGACCCAGGATGTGGCCTACGTGCCCGCCTCTGACCCAACGTTTGATACGGAACGCCACCGCCTCGATGTGTATGCGCCCAAGGGAAAATCTGCGGAGTTGCGCCCAGTGGTAGTGTTCATTCATGGCGGCAGCTGGGACAGCGGCAACAAGGATTTTTACTCGTTTGTAGGGCGCCGGCTAGCTAAGCAGGGTGTAGTAGCGGTAGTGATAAACTACCGGCTGGCACCCGCTGTTGAGGTGCCCGCCATGGCCGATGACTGTGCCCGGGCCGTGGCCTGGACGGTGGAGCACATTCGGGAATATGGCGGCGACCCGCAGCGGCTGTTTCTGATGGGACACTCGGCCGGAGGTGGCCTAGCGGCTCTGCTCGCCTCCGATAATCAGGTGCTGGCGCGCCGGGGCCTGGCGCAAAACCCCGTGCGGGGCGTCATTCTCGATGATCCGGCTGGCCTCGATATGTACGACTATCTGCAGAAGATGCAGTACCCCGGCGACGCGCAATACTTGGTGCCCTTCGGGAAAGAGCCTGCCGTGTGGCGGCAGGTATCGGCCATGTACCATGTTACGGCCAGCACGCCTCCTTTCCTGTTGTTTGTGGGCGGCGAAACCTACCCCTCCATCAGTAGCAGCAGCGAGAAATTCCGGCAGAAGCTGGTAAGCTTGGGGCAGCAACCCGTCCTGAAAGTGCTGCCCGGTAAAAAGCACGCGCCCATGGTGCTACAGCTCTACTGGCAGCACAACGTGATTTATCAGGATCTGCTCCCCTTTGTGGGAGCCACCTCCGGGGCCAGAGCAGTTGTGCGCTGA
- a CDS encoding tetratricopeptide repeat protein codes for MTPIKSTLLLAAALLVWGITPAHAQRKTKVKTKGEASAAISPANRLLPLFGGLTPAQAEQLVGKAFLADIERSFASRAEASRFFSTKGYEYLTENQADTAQYRFNLAWLLDQKNPEAYRGLGIIASQKATPEASIGLLTQGLAVDPKNANLLSDLGASYLIVYQQSKKKKDLTTASTYLEQAAALDATNADTWQQMARVYFYQEKYPQAWEAIHKGQQINIGSLDFQLITELQAKLPDPSGQFK; via the coding sequence ATGACACCGATAAAATCTACGCTGCTTCTGGCGGCAGCACTGCTTGTTTGGGGTATCACGCCGGCCCACGCCCAGCGCAAAACCAAAGTCAAGACCAAAGGGGAAGCTTCTGCGGCCATCAGCCCCGCCAACCGGTTGCTGCCGTTGTTTGGGGGCCTTACCCCTGCCCAGGCCGAGCAGCTGGTGGGAAAAGCTTTCCTGGCTGACATTGAGCGCAGCTTCGCCTCGCGCGCCGAGGCGAGCCGCTTCTTCTCCACGAAAGGCTACGAGTACCTCACCGAAAACCAGGCGGATACCGCACAGTATCGGTTCAACCTGGCCTGGCTCCTGGACCAAAAAAACCCGGAGGCCTACCGTGGCCTAGGCATCATTGCCAGCCAGAAAGCTACGCCGGAAGCCTCCATCGGTTTGCTGACCCAGGGCCTGGCCGTCGACCCCAAGAATGCTAACCTCCTCTCCGACCTCGGTGCCAGCTACTTGATCGTGTACCAGCAGTCGAAAAAGAAAAAAGACTTGACCACGGCCTCTACTTACCTGGAGCAGGCTGCCGCGCTGGATGCCACCAACGCCGACACCTGGCAGCAGATGGCCCGCGTCTATTTCTATCAGGAAAAGTACCCTCAGGCCTGGGAAGCTATTCATAAGGGCCAGCAGATCAACATCGGGAGCCTGGATTTTCAACTGATTACGGAGCTACAAGCCAAGCTGCCAGACCCTTCCGGCCAGTTCAAATAA
- a CDS encoding M4 family metallopeptidase, translating to MKKKYPAVALMLLGGLAVSSAYAQDLSRAAGKTLNENGTPYLVEFNAQTKAYSLSQADQALKEQLQLRADDQMLRTKTETDQLGFVHEKYNQYYKGVKVEHASYTVHARQDKVASISGQFERIEGLNTTPSLNSQSALGKALSFVGAKKYMWQDPREEAGLRAMETNDNATYAPQGELVIVRNQLTTNAELAGQPTLAWKFNIYAQQPVSRAYIYVDAHTGEVVMQDNIIKHAAATATFATAYSGTRSLANGTTTGGYYLRETTRGLGIETYNCKKGSSYTAATDFIDADNNWTATEYNNANFDNVAGDAHFGAQATYDYWQAKHTRNSYDNAGAKIKSYVHFDDTPGDGVGYENAYWNGSVMTYGDGASTFKPLAALDVCGHEIGHAVCEKTANLTYQNESGAMNEGFSDIWGACVEAYTAGVYGLAGKSTWLIGEEIKKTGGALRSMSSPNTYGQPDTYKGTYWKATTTSPTSANDYGGVHTNSGVLNYWFYLLAQGGSGTNDIGSAYSVAGIGIDAAAKIAYRTESVYLTASSTYANARTGSISAATDLYGAGSSQVTAVTNAWYAVGVGAAAGGTTPPPTTTYCTSKGTSVAYEWIDYVKLGTIARTSGADGGYYNGTATSTSVAAGSSQTINFSAGYASTAYTEYWKIYIDYNQNGVFTDAGETVVSGSSSSTGTLSSTFTVPATAKSGATRMRVIMSDASATTSCNSYSYGETEDYTINISGGTLAPEAPALAGGMTLTNEVSKKLELYPNPASDVLNISLPGGAEAKTATVTDLRGAKVVGARFENGQLHVATLAKGIYLLTVSDGQKSFHERFVKQ from the coding sequence ATGAAGAAAAAGTACCCAGCGGTAGCATTAATGTTACTCGGCGGCTTGGCGGTTTCCAGCGCCTACGCCCAGGATTTGTCTCGTGCAGCGGGCAAAACGCTCAACGAGAACGGAACTCCTTACTTAGTAGAATTCAATGCCCAAACCAAAGCCTACAGCCTGAGCCAGGCCGACCAGGCGTTGAAAGAGCAGCTGCAGCTTCGTGCTGATGACCAGATGCTTCGCACGAAAACGGAGACCGATCAACTGGGCTTCGTACACGAGAAGTACAATCAGTACTACAAAGGCGTGAAGGTAGAGCATGCCTCGTACACCGTGCATGCCCGCCAGGATAAAGTAGCCAGCATCAGCGGCCAGTTTGAGCGCATTGAAGGCCTGAACACTACGCCTTCCCTGAATTCTCAGTCTGCTCTTGGTAAAGCGTTGTCTTTCGTGGGTGCCAAGAAGTACATGTGGCAGGACCCGCGCGAAGAGGCCGGCCTGCGTGCAATGGAAACCAATGACAATGCCACCTATGCCCCACAAGGCGAGCTGGTGATTGTGCGTAACCAGCTCACGACCAATGCGGAGCTGGCTGGCCAGCCTACTCTGGCCTGGAAGTTCAACATCTACGCTCAGCAGCCCGTTAGCCGCGCCTACATTTATGTAGATGCGCACACCGGCGAAGTGGTGATGCAGGACAACATCATCAAGCACGCCGCTGCTACGGCTACGTTTGCTACGGCTTACAGTGGCACCCGCTCGTTGGCTAATGGCACCACCACCGGCGGCTATTACCTGCGCGAAACTACCCGCGGCCTGGGCATTGAAACCTACAACTGCAAGAAGGGCAGCAGCTACACCGCCGCCACCGACTTCATCGACGCTGACAACAACTGGACGGCCACCGAGTACAACAACGCCAACTTCGATAACGTAGCCGGCGACGCCCACTTCGGAGCCCAGGCTACCTATGATTACTGGCAAGCCAAGCACACGCGTAATTCCTACGACAACGCCGGTGCTAAAATCAAGAGCTACGTACACTTCGATGACACCCCCGGAGACGGAGTAGGCTACGAAAATGCTTACTGGAACGGCTCCGTAATGACCTACGGCGACGGTGCCAGCACCTTCAAGCCACTGGCGGCGCTAGACGTATGCGGCCACGAAATCGGCCATGCCGTGTGCGAAAAAACGGCTAACCTGACCTACCAGAACGAGTCGGGTGCCATGAACGAAGGCTTCTCCGATATCTGGGGTGCTTGCGTAGAGGCCTACACCGCGGGTGTGTACGGCCTGGCCGGCAAGTCTACCTGGCTGATTGGCGAAGAAATTAAGAAGACCGGTGGCGCCCTGCGCTCCATGAGCAGCCCCAACACCTACGGCCAGCCCGATACCTACAAAGGCACGTACTGGAAGGCTACCACCACGTCGCCTACTTCGGCTAACGACTACGGTGGAGTACACACCAACTCGGGCGTACTAAACTACTGGTTCTACCTGCTCGCTCAGGGCGGCAGCGGCACCAACGACATCGGCAGCGCTTACTCGGTAGCAGGCATCGGCATTGATGCCGCCGCTAAAATTGCCTACCGCACCGAAAGCGTGTATCTGACGGCTTCCTCTACCTACGCTAACGCCCGCACGGGCTCTATCTCGGCCGCTACGGACCTGTACGGCGCTGGCTCGTCCCAGGTAACGGCTGTTACGAATGCTTGGTACGCAGTAGGTGTAGGCGCCGCTGCCGGTGGCACCACGCCTCCGCCCACCACTACTTACTGCACTTCGAAAGGCACGAGCGTGGCCTACGAGTGGATCGACTACGTAAAGCTGGGTACCATTGCCCGCACCTCGGGTGCTGATGGTGGCTACTACAACGGCACGGCTACTTCTACCTCGGTAGCCGCTGGCTCTTCCCAGACCATCAACTTCTCGGCTGGTTATGCCTCTACGGCCTACACCGAGTATTGGAAGATATACATCGACTACAACCAGAACGGCGTATTCACGGATGCTGGCGAAACGGTAGTATCGGGTTCTTCGTCTAGCACGGGTACCCTGAGCAGCACCTTCACGGTTCCGGCTACGGCCAAGAGCGGTGCTACCCGTATGCGTGTTATCATGAGCGACGCCTCGGCTACCACGAGCTGCAACAGCTACAGCTACGGCGAAACTGAAGACTACACCATCAATATCTCGGGTGGTACTTTGGCTCCAGAAGCCCCGGCACTGGCTGGTGGCATGACCCTGACCAACGAAGTAAGCAAGAAGCTGGAGCTCTACCCGAACCCTGCTTCCGATGTACTGAACATTTCGCTGCCCGGCGGCGCAGAGGCCAAAACGGCCACTGTGACGGACCTACGCGGTGCTAAAGTAGTCGGTGCCCGCTTCGAGAACGGCCAGCTGCACGTGGCTACCCTCGCCAAAGGCATCTACCTGCTGACGGTGAGCGACGGTCAGAAGTCGTTCCACGAGCGTTTCGTGAAGCAATAA